The Paenibacillus mucilaginosus 3016 genome includes the window GCCTTGAGTCCCATGAGCAGACTGGCGTCCGGCACAAAATACGGAGTGGTGATAAAAATACGGCGCTTGGCCGTTGTGACCGACCCGAAGAACATCTCCAGCACGGCATCCCAATGGGCGTCCGGTCCGCTCGAGATTACCTGAACGGGCTTGCGGCCGCGGATTTCGTGCTCCGGGAAATATGCCGTCTCGGTGAGCCGCTCGCCGCTGACGAACAGCCAATCCCGAATGAAGGTCATCTGGAGCGAATAGACCGAATCTCCCTCCAGGCGCAGATGGGTATCCCTCCAGAAGCCAAGCGACGAATTGCGCCCAAGGTATTCATCCCCGATATTCAGCCCCCCGAGGAAACCGACGATGCCGTCGATTACGATAATTTTGCGGTGGTTGCGGTAGTTGATCCGCTTGTCGAAGAAGGCGATCAGGGCCGGAAGAAAGATATAGACCTCGCAGCCGGCCTGCTGCAGCTCGGCGATGAACCGGTTAGGAAGGTGATAGCTCCCGATCCCATCGAAGATGCAGCGCACCTGCACGCCTGCCCTCGCTTTACGGATCAACAGCTCCTGGAACCTGCGGCCGGTCGGGTCGTCGCGGATCGTATAGAACTCGAAGTGGATATGCTTCTGAGCTCCCTCTATCGCCTCGAGCATCTCGGGGTAGGCTTCATCCGCATTCGCCAGTACAAGGACCTCATTCTGGACGGTAATCATGGCACCGGGGATATTGTTGAGAAGGGCAAACAGCCTCGGCTCGTGCCTCCACCCCTGCAGGTGCTCCTCCTCGATCTGGGGATCGGCTGCCTTCATGTGCTTGCCGATCTGCCGGAGATCATGCACAAGACCCAGCCCCCTGCGCCTGACCTTCCTGCGCTGCCGGTACTCCTTCGCCAGAAAATAATACATCACAAATCCAATAACCGGGATTACGAACAGGATAAAGAGCCAGGCCAGCGCTTTGGGCGGGTGGCGGAATTCCCCGATAATGATCGTGAGGATCTGGAGGATGAACAAGATGAGGGCGAGGATGATCCAAAGCTGCATGGGACTTCTCCTTCCTTACCTGGGGTGGCTCTTGTAGCTTTTACCGCCCCCGTGTGCACTATTCCATTATTTTGCTGAAATTCTGAAAGCTTTGTCATAAAATTCTGGTTTTGGTTCAAAATATACCGGACACGCCCCCGGCAAAGCTTGGAATGAAGGACCGAAACAAACAGGAGGCCCGGCATGGTCATAACCAAGAAAGGCAGCAGGCCGAACCGGCAGCCCGGAGGGGATTCGCTGCACAAGCTGGATTACCGCTTCATCGACGAACTTCGCAGCGTTCCGGTCTCGATGGAGCTGGAGGACAATCGAACCTACCTGAAAGAGCTCTTCAAAGACGGATCGGACTTTGTGATCCGGGAGTTCCAGCTCGAACAAAGCGTGAAGGCCCTGCTGGTCTTCATCGACGGGATGGCCAAGACCGACCTCGTCAACGAGGCGATGAAATCCCTGATGACCCTCGAAGGCGGGGAGAAATTCATCGACAACATCTCCGCCTCCGTCCTGCCCGTCTCCCAGCTCCAGCCCGCGGACAATTATGGCGATCTGCTCCTCGGTGTGCTTGGCGGAGATACGGCTCTCTTCGTGGAGAAAAACAACAAAGCGCTGCTGATGGGCATCCGCGGGGCCGAAAAACGCTCCATCGCCGAACCGGAAACCGAAGCGGTCATCCGGGGGCCGCGTGAAGGCTTCACGGAGGCCCTGCGCACCAATACATCCATGCTTCGGCGGAAGCTCAAAACCCCGCATCTCAAGATGAAATCGCTGACGATCGGGCGGGAGAGCAATACAAGCGTCGTGGTCACTTATCTGGAGGATATCGCCGCCCCTTCCGTTGTGGATGAGGTGATCGGCCGGCTCCAGAAAATCAATATCGACGCCGTGCTGGAAACGGGGTATA containing:
- the cls gene encoding cardiolipin synthase, whose translation is MQLWIILALILFILQILTIIIGEFRHPPKALAWLFILFVIPVIGFVMYYFLAKEYRQRRKVRRRGLGLVHDLRQIGKHMKAADPQIEEEHLQGWRHEPRLFALLNNIPGAMITVQNEVLVLANADEAYPEMLEAIEGAQKHIHFEFYTIRDDPTGRRFQELLIRKARAGVQVRCIFDGIGSYHLPNRFIAELQQAGCEVYIFLPALIAFFDKRINYRNHRKIIVIDGIVGFLGGLNIGDEYLGRNSSLGFWRDTHLRLEGDSVYSLQMTFIRDWLFVSGERLTETAYFPEHEIRGRKPVQVISSGPDAHWDAVLEMFFGSVTTAKRRIFITTPYFVPDASLLMGLKAAAVSGIDVRIIYPENSDSRIVNYASLSYLEELLQAGVRFYAYQEGFIHAKVMIIDDLLATVGTANMDMRSFYNNFELNAVLFDKASIQRLEGDFIQDLKACREIKLEEFEKRSRWQKGKEVLARLVSPLF